The Lichenihabitans psoromatis genomic interval GGCCGAGACGGACATCGTGCTGGACGAATCCGGCACCCATGTGCTTCGCTTCACCAAGGTCGATCCCCAACTCGGCGGCGCGATCGATCCGGACGTGTCCGTGCTCCGGCTCGTCAAGGGCGAAAACTCGAGCCTCGACCGGCTGCGTTGGGCCCACGAACTGCGTCGGGAGCCCGATGCTGGCGAAGTCGAGATCGCGGTCGAAGCCGCCGGCCTCAACTTCCGAGACGTGATGTGGGGCCTCTCGATCCTCCCAGAGGAAATCCTCGAGGATGGTTATGCGGGAGCGACCCTGGGGCTCGAAGGCGCCGGGCGAATCGTTCGCGTCGGGGCTGGCGTCACGCGGTTCAAGGTTGGCGATAAGGTCCTGGCTTTCGCCAAGGCAGCGCTGGCAACTCATGTGACCGTCACCGAAAGCGTCGTCGCTCCGATGCCCGACGGATTGTCGATGGCGGCGGCCGCGACGGTTCCGGTGGCATTTTTGACGGCCTATTATGCCTTGGTTCGATGCGCCCGCCTCGACGAAGACGAGTGGGTGCTGATCCATGGCGGCGCCGGTGGTGTCGGTCTCGCGGCCATGCAGATCGCGCGCTGGCGCGGTGCTCGCATCATCGCGACGGCCGGCTCGCCCGAGCGTCGCGACTTGTTGACTGCGCTTGGCGCGGAACATGTCTTCGATTCCCGTTCCAATCAGTTCGTCGACGATATTCGCCGCGTGACCGATGGTGGTGTGGGCGTCGTGCTGAACAGCCTATCGGGCGAAGCGATGGAGCGCAGCATTGCGGTCCTGAGGCCTTTCGGGCGCTTCGTGGAACTCGGTAAGCGGGACTATGTGGCCAACACCCACATCGGCCTGAAGCCGTTCCGCCGCAACCTGTCCTATTTCGGCGTCGATCTCGATCAGTTGATCCTGAAGGGGGACGCACCGGGCCAGAGCTTGTTCGATGACGTGATGGCCCTCTTTGACGAGGGGTCTTTGTCGCCCCTCCCCTACCGCATCTTCTCATCCGATGACGTCGTCGATGCGTTTCGCATCATGCAGCGATCGGGCCATGTCGGTAAAATCGTGATCGTGCCGCCCACGTTGCCGACGGAACGAACGCAATCCGCACAATCCTTTCTGGTGTCGCCCGATCGAACCCACCTGATCACGGGGGGGCTCGGCGGATTCGGCATTGCGACGGCGCAATGGCTGGTGGACCGAGGCGCGCGGCACCTGATCCTGATCGGGCGTTCCGGCGCCGCCAGTGAGGATGCGAAACAGGCCGTCGATGCGCTGACGGCGGCCGGTGTGTCGGTTCATATCGCCAGCCTGGACATCACCAACGAGGCGGCGGTGCTCGACCTTTTGGCCGAAACAGCACGGACGATGCCGCCACTTGCCGGTGTCATCCATGCCGCGACCGTCTTCGACGATGCGATCGTGGCGAACCTCGATCGGACCAAGCTGGATAATGTCCTGTCGGCCAAGATGATCGGCGCCGAAATTCTCGATCGAGCGACGCGGACCAGCACGCTCGATTATTTCCTGCTCTATTCGTCCGCCACGACCATGATCGGCAATCCGGGCCAAAGCGCCTACGTTGCAGCGAATGCGTTTTTGGAGGCTTTGGCGCGGCGGCGGCAAAAAGAGGGTCTGCCCGGCTTTGCGGTGGCCTGGGGTGCGATCGAGGATGTCGGCATTCTCGCACGCTCGGGGTCGAGCACGACCAATCTCCTCGCCCGGTCGGGCGTCCTCGGGATGAAAGCGAGAGACGCGCTCGATCATTTGGCCGACATCCTGCCGATTGCGGCCACGCTGCCGGATCCCGCAGTTCTGGCGGTTGCCTCGGTGAACTGGTCGACGGCTCGGGAACATCTCCCGGTGTTGCGGTCCAGCAGCTTCGCCGAACTGATGCATGGCGTGCAGGTGTCGGAAGCCGGCGATGTCGCGAAGATCGACGTCAAGGCGCTGGTCGAAAAGCTCGGACCGGCGGCTGCCTCTAAGGCGATCGTCGAGACGATCTCGGAGGAGATCGCGCGCATTCTTCGTCTTCCGCGCGACGACGTCAGCCGCAGCAAACCCTTGATGGAAATCGGCCTCGACTCGCTGATGGCCGTCGAACTCGGCATGGGCTTGGAAGAGCGCTTTGCCTTGGACTCACCGTTGTCGACCTCGGCCGGAGCCATGACGGTTCTGGAACTGGCGGATTATATCGTCGGCATGTCCGGCAGCGGCGACGGCAAGGATCAGGCGTCTGAAGCTCTGGCACTGCGCCACCTCGATGCGGATATCCGCAAGGAGATGGTGGATGCGCTTCCGGGGCTCGTCGACAGCGCTGACCGCAAGGAAATCGTGCAGCACTAAACCTAACACTGGTTCGACTGCGTCGGCCGGTCGCCACGCCGACCATCGGACCGGTTACGCCTAAACCCTTGCTGCGATCCGTCGTTTTGCGGCTGTAACCTCGCGCTCCTGCCGGATTGACGTCGACGTCACCCGGTCGCACGTCTAGATTGCTGCCATCGGAGCGGTCCCGCCCATCGTGCGGGGTTTCGCCACCGGTCAGGGCGGGGAGCATTCATGGAACCGAGCAAAGGTGAGCTTCGCAGCAAGGCGTTGCGAGAGCGCGACGCCTTGGACGACGCGTTGCGCAACGCCTTTGCGTCGCGTCTCTCTCGGATCGGACCATCCTTCGTCGCGGACTTCTCACCCACGGTCGCGAGGCCGGTGACCTCGCTCTATGTCCCCATCGGCAGCGAACCGGATGCGATGCCGTTGGCTTTGGTGCTGCACGCCGCGGGCATTCCGCTCGTGCTGCCTGTGGACTGGTCGCACGGAGCGCCCCTCATCTATCGGCGATGGGCGCCGGGAGAACGACTGGTGGCAGGCCCGATGGGGATCTACGAGCCCCTCGACGATGCGCCGGACGTCGATCCGGACGTTCTTTTCGTTCCACTCGCCGCCTTCGATCGGCTGGGACAACGTCTTGGCTATGGTGCCGGGAACGTCGACAGCACCTTACGGGCGATGCGGCGACGCAAGAACGTTCGTGCGATCGGCGTCGCTTATGCGGTGCAAGAACAACCGGCGATCCCTGTCGAGCGTCACGATGAACCGGTCGACGTCGTGATCACCGACCGCGAGGTCATCCTCTGTCAGCGTTGACGGGGCTTTTCCTTAACGATGGGTCGATCGACGTCCGAGATGATCGGCTCCGCCGGATCATCCGTTTTTTGCCCCTCCGAGACGGGACGCTGCGACTCGATCATTCGAGGAACCCCCGCAATGATCGCAGCGAGTTCTGGCTCTCTCACGGTTGCTGCGGCGGTCGCGACATCGAACCAAGCCGTTTTCCGCTGCCCCTTCTCGGGCCAGGATTTCCGCTGTCGCGAGACCTGCAGCGCGAATAGCGTCAGTTTGCAGGTGAGCGGCGGCTCATCCTCCATTGCCTTGCTGTAGAGATAATGACCGAGCGGCGCCTTGCCGACGATCTTGCCCCTCAGCCCCGCCTCCTCCCACGCCTCCTGCGCCGCCACCTGCCGCGGCTTCAGCTTGGAAATCGGCCAACCCTTCGGAACGATCCAGCGCCCCGTGTCTCGCGAGGTGATCAGCATGATCTCGATGTCGCCCGAGCGCTTGATCCGAAACGGAACCGCGCCGTACTGGCTGTATACTCGCGTTTTCGACGACATCCGAGCCGGGTCAACCTTTATAAGAGGATGACGGTTGAGGATCTCCGAATCGGTCGATCCGACAGTCGATACAGCCCCGTAAACGCCGACAACGTTAGCGATACGGCCGACCTTGTCATTCTCCTATGTTGGTTATGCGACGTTGCGCGGCGGCTTCGGTGGCATGTCGCTTGCAATCCTGGCAGGGTCGAGAAGGCGGTCTCGAGACGTCGCCATACAGGACCTTCAGCCATGTCGATCCTCCCGCAGCCTTCGTGTTCGTCTCGCACGCAGTCGCTCGGGTCGTGGCAAAGCCTGGTGTCCAAAACCTATTTCGACCTCGATCTTTCCAGCCCGACCTCCCAATCGTTCGAGGGCGTGCTCGGAAGTTGGGAATTTGGCGCCTTTGGAGTGTCGATCCTGCAGTCAACGCCGGTCATGTATCGGCGACGGCGGGAGAGTTGCGGAAGCCACGCGGCGCGGATCCTCGTGACGGTCCCGATCGAGGGTCGT includes:
- a CDS encoding 5-formyltetrahydrofolate cyclo-ligase → MEPSKGELRSKALRERDALDDALRNAFASRLSRIGPSFVADFSPTVARPVTSLYVPIGSEPDAMPLALVLHAAGIPLVLPVDWSHGAPLIYRRWAPGERLVAGPMGIYEPLDDAPDVDPDVLFVPLAAFDRLGQRLGYGAGNVDSTLRAMRRRKNVRAIGVAYAVQEQPAIPVERHDEPVDVVITDREVILCQR
- a CDS encoding NUDIX hydrolase → MSSKTRVYSQYGAVPFRIKRSGDIEIMLITSRDTGRWIVPKGWPISKLKPRQVAAQEAWEEAGLRGKIVGKAPLGHYLYSKAMEDEPPLTCKLTLFALQVSRQRKSWPEKGQRKTAWFDVATAAATVREPELAAIIAGVPRMIESQRPVSEGQKTDDPAEPIISDVDRPIVKEKPRQR